Proteins from a single region of Octopus bimaculoides isolate UCB-OBI-ISO-001 chromosome 11, ASM119413v2, whole genome shotgun sequence:
- the LOC106881848 gene encoding uncharacterized protein LOC106881848 has protein sequence MHLSMLLSLLFLLSNGIVSVMVAAASEECVISMVIPRNKIKSSCSDVESLSKVVNKNREDMYGFDKEMKSLKFMLVTEMQGSTEKRMSLNARIIRLEKIINQLIGNPDSSRTGEEHGHRKTDTTSHPYYYGRSSINNHQVKDEALADVPQLETMVEKYTLNAFRKVNNTISQEVDKRFKAYENNFNEDLQRSLDDTIPREEIVQKLDDGVRAEQPMSSARIMSTVLSAELKELRKNIRDLTRKYQEIHKYYYSLEERMRIESNSIQGQLNATKGVTLQVKRKVQTIERTANKTIADVKMLNKKIPNLEDWRYEINNSVHRANISAIKNIHRMSNQINSSLYEYIDEIMGPLDSKIQEIVIGSQKLEELIYDLKHDLNDTQEKHAGSLDQVQSKIRQIDDGMKLHFLNISQILFTAISALKGTDNQTMEKLQKYNESINIMKGNLLGKIQHVNFTMQLLKSHTKNQSEEMQKQANVIRHLNEILNSTSLRMNAMKKELLQFRTEVLVNSGKWAPYNFSFHNITSDCYGTRYIKKIPYHVGRYVGVILCGQPERYKILLSNRMFSGYLDIADNLGSGDDHCEFVGSSRRTFNCKGSIKTNEAFGRSKWGEEPKRQKVGFLNPTCSWYECGITIP, from the coding sequence ATGCATTTGTCAATGTTATTGAGTTTACTATTCTTGCTATCAAATGGGATTGTATCTGTTATGGTGGCAGCAGCTTCAGAAGAATGTGTAATCAGTATGGTGATTCCAAGGAACAAAATTAAGAGTTCTTGTAGCGATGTTGAAAGCTTGTCAAAAGTAGTAAATAAAAACAGAGAGGACATGTATGGGTTCGATAAAGAAATGAAGTCATTGAAATTCATGTTAGTGACTGAGATGCAAGGCAGCACGGAAAAAAGGATGAGCCTAAATGCTCGAATAATTCGTCTTGAAAAGATTATTAACCAGCTGATTGGAAATCCTGATAGCAGTAGGACCGGAGAAGAGCATGGTCACCGTAAAACAGATACAACTTCTCATCCCTATTACTATGGGAGATCATCAATAAACAATCACCAAGTGAAAGATGAAGCTTTAGCGGATGTGCCACAGTTAGAAACTATGGTTGAGAAATACACTTTAAATGCGTTTCGCAAAGTCAACAACACCATATCTCAAGAGGTTGATAAACGCTTTAAagcatatgaaaataatttcaatgaagACCTGCAGAGAAGTTTAGATGACACCATCCCTAGAGAAGAAATTGTCCAAAAACTTGATGATGGAGTCAGAGCTGAACAACCAATGTCAAGTGCTCGTATCATGTCGACAGTCCTTTCTGCAGAACTGAAAGAGTTGAGGAAAAATATTCGAGATCTGACAAGGAAATATCAGGAaatccataaatattattattctcttgAAGAAAGAATGAGGATTGAAAGTAACAGCATTCAAGGACAACTTAATGCAACGAAGGGAGTAACCCTCCAAGTGAAGAGAAAAGTTCAAACAATTGAAAGAACTGCAAACAAAACCATAGCTGACGTAAAGATGTTGAATAAAAAAATCCCAAACCTCGAAGACTGGCGTTATGAGATCAATAACTCTGTACACAGGGCGAACATTTCAGCAATCAAGAACATTCATAGAATGTCGAATCAAATTAATTCAAGTTTGTATGAATACATAGATGAGATTATGGGTCCTTTGGATTCCAAGATCCAAGAAATTGTAATCGGTTCTCAGAAGCTTGAGGAACTCATTTACGACTTGAAACATGATCTTAATGATACACAAGAAAAACATGCTGGATCTCTGGACCAGGTACAGTCCAAGATCAGGCAGATTGATGACGGAATGAAATTGCATTTCCTGAATATTTCACAAATTCTATTCACAGCAATCAGTGCTCTCAAAGGCACAGACAACCAAACCATggagaaattacagaaatacaacgaAAGCATTAATATCATGAAAGGCAATCTGCTGGGTAAAATACAACATGTAAACTTCACAATGCAACTCTTAAAGAGTCATACAAAGAACCAAAGTGAAGAGATGCAGAAACAGGCCAATGTTATAAGACATTTGAATGAAATTCTCAATTCAACGTCTTTGAGAATGAATGCCATGAAGAAAGAACTGCTACAGTTTCGGACTGAGGTGCTTGTTAATTCTGGGAAATGGGCACCCTATAATTTCTCATTCCATAATATCACAAGTGATTGTTATGGCACACGCTACATAAAGAAAATTCCTTACCACGTCGGACGGTATGTTGGTGTGATACTTTGTGGTCAGCCTGAAAGATATAAAATTCTTCTCAGTAACAGAATGTTTTCAGGGTATTTGGATATAGCAGACAATTTGGGATCAGGAGATGACCACTGTGAATTCGTAGGATCCAGTAGAAGAACATTTAATTGCAAAGGCTCAATCAAAACAAATGAAG